GACAAACGCCAGTTTTCATTGCCATGGCAGCCAGCGGCGAGAATTGTTGGCACCCATAGCTGACTCTCTAGTGGAGTGCAATGGAGCTTACTCAAGTTCTCTATCCTAGGTTTTCTCATTACCATGAAATACCCTCTAGTAATCAAGCCCGTCTTTACCTCTTATGGGATTAGCTGTTAACATGTAGACAGAAGGATACTCATTCATTATATGGATCTATGTGGGACGGAGGTTTTAGATTTCAACAATGGTAGAGCCAATTAGATTAGCACGACTTAGCACACAGAGTGTATCGGATGATCTCCGACTAGTCAGCACTTAGTCACCATGAGATGGCTAAAGAGGATTTCTCACCGACCCACCTGCCAGATGATCATGAAGAGATAGACGCCCATCACGCGCTGCAGGGAAGACTTTGGGTCAAGCCAGCGTACGTAGGTCCAGCTTGCAGGGGTGAACTGTAATGCCGCTCGTTTGATCTTGCCAGTGGTGGTGTGGATGTCCCTGGATGAAAACACGAGAGAAAGATTTCAAAAGCATGCAGATGGATTTATAACAAGTATTATGTTAGTGCAGCAGACAAAGGCAGGTGTAAGTAATGCCACCACCTTAATCATTTAGTCCATTCATCCCTGATGAACAGGTGGGATCATATTACAGAACAACAATTTATGAATCTTAACTGTTCTACTTATTCTGactttacatattttaaaatggaTCTACCAATGATGTTAAAAAACACCATTAAGaggaaaaaagtcaaagtaaagcTGCTGTTCATAGCTTCCAATAAAAAATTCTTAACACAGTTGTGGATAATTTCCAGACTGCATGGTCATACTTAATACTGGCCCAGTGGTAGGTCCTCATCTCCAAAAAGCGACAAACAGTCATGCCAAGCCAGATGCCCCCTCCGTTACACAGCAGAATATCCAGAATCACCTGGTCCCACCAGCACTCAGCAAAGTTAGGCAGCAGATGCATGAAGAACAGCTACGAAGACAGGAGAACAGAATGGTATCAGCCTGCAATAAAaattttattaaatcattttgaaatCTATAATTAAATTCCACCAGATAAACCACTTATCAGCAGCTTATCTGACcttaaaatgtctctttaaaggggaaagagacagagggtgTGGCAGACAGAGATATAGTGATGTCAACATTCAGCTGGTGTGTGCCTCTGTACCTCAGTTAGCTCCCAGGTAATACTGATGGTCCAGCACAGGCCATAGCTTCGAATCAGCAGGGCCTTCATACCCCAACCCCAGAAATGGCTGAatgcaaaaatgtcaaaatggctCAGGATTCTCTCCCAGGTGATGACATGGCAGTTCACAGCATATTCCTGCAGAGAGCAGCGCACACAGCCTCATTACAGTGATTAACAATCCCCTGATAGCAGATCAATCTGATTTTCTGTTAAAGCCAAAACCACTCACCATTACGTCTGCTTCTCTCTTGGCATAACGCAGGTTTTGGTCCAACCAGTacatcagctgtttgacttgCTGCCAGTtgaggaagatgatgaaaaccaggaacaggaagtagagGACACTCAGACCTGAGCAGCAGAAGGACATGACATTAAGTGGTGGAATTTAAGGTCGGAAAACAACAGCACTTTTGCTCCCAGAGACTCAAATACTCACCAAAAACGATTCGCCATATCGCTGGATGTGGTCTGGTGAATGGACCTACATGAACATGATGGGAAAGATTGTACAAGATAAGCACACGTTACACATCCAACAAAGAAATCAACTTTTTGTAAtatgtcacttttcttttatgcACAATTAATCACAGTTTAGAATCATAGTTTAGaatcacagtttttcttttagaaGAAAAGTTTTACAATCCCAGTGTAAGaactgcacaaaaaaaaaataattccatCAGTATTCTAATTGTTCACTTTATTCCTCTCATTTAAATACCCATTCTGACTCatgcaaaaacatttcattcGCTAAAAGGAATCGCCTTCAGTTAACCTgcccaaacaaaacaatatctcCAGAGcttttttctttagtttattACCAACCGTTCGGAAATGCCAAAACACTGATGACAAGGAAGAAGGAGATGACCAGGATGAGCCCCACCCAGAGGTTACTGTCAGGGTTTCCATCATCTCTGCAGGAAGAGGGAACACAAGTCAGAAAAGTGGAAGTTATTATGTCCCCTTAACAACTGTAGAGATGTGAATGTACCTCACGTGTCTTCAGGTTTCACATAGCAACTAACAAACTACATTACAGTAGATTTTAAAAGGAGAAACTGTGGTTTCTAAAGCTCCTGAGCGCCTTAAATATAAGGTTTCCTCGCTAGTTGCATGGTTGGAGctaacagcagcagaggagggggggggggattataTGAAACAAACAGCTTTCTTTATCAGCTTAGGTTGAAGGTGAACGACGGGAGAAAGCGAAGGAGGCCAAGAGGGAGAAAGTTATCTCCGTGTGAAGCTGCTTTCTGTGATAAAACCCGGCGAAGACTCACAGagcatcactgctgctgttagCTAACAATGctaacccccacccccaccgaGCTAGCGCCGCTAGCTGCGTGACCGTCCTACCTTGTGAAGGCGAAATACATCAGACTGAGCACCGTGCATGTTAGCAGCGTGATGGTGTGCGGCCTGTAGAAGAACTCGATGGTGATATCCTCGACCTGCTGCTCGTTTATCATTCGGAAATGCATCCTGTAGTTCACATCATCCTTGCTCAAGGTGTGGGAGCCGCTGTAGACGGAAGCCATAGAAGGAGGCAGCCTGGAGAggagcagcggcggcggcagcagtggcagcagcaccTAGACCCGGACAGACCGCTGCAGCTCACAAGAAGCACAGAGAGCAAATCATATGAATCACATGTCCTGCTGTGCACCGTGGAGGCAGCTCAGCAGGGGGACAGAGGTGCAGGGTTAATGCAAGACAGTTACTGGGATTCTGATGCTTGCTTTTGATTGGTGTGCATGTTTTCTGGGAGGGGTCCCAACGCGGAAGAGTCCACATGACCTCCTTCATcgtaaacagttttttttttaatgtgacctCCACAGACTCCACACAGAGACTTGTACACTTAGTTAATCTTaactcttcagattgtacagtCACCTCTGCTCACAATAGACTACATGGATTTAACTGTGCAATAGTAATATCTGTCTGTGCAATCCCATTGCCTGTGAATGTGCAATCATGTCAActgtatatattgtttttacacTCTATATATTATTTCTACTCTGTATTTGAAATGTCTTCGTGTTTCTTTTGCATATTAACTTATTTATTACTCTTACCAGTGTTAATTTTTTGACTGTCAtctttgctgctgcaacacagtAAATTTCCTCtctgtgggactaataaaggttCTTCTTATCATGTTTCATCTTATCTCACTTCatcctatttttattttatcttatcttatattgtCTTCCTTTGTCTTGGATTGTTTCGTCAGCTCTTGTCTTGTCATACACCTCCTGCCTGATCAAACTGatcaaatatatatgtatacatattgaaaaatataaaattaagtATACTAGTTCAACATGTCTGGCAAATTCAACAGTGAATGAAATATACAATACTTCAACAagatgtcttgttttgtcaggATGACAACATAATCCCAGATTCATTGAAACACTTAAACGTTGCcaagaatacatttttaatccACAGCGACAATCAACATGAAACCCAGgtgctttttgtgttttacatccACTAAACTTTTAAGATTATTTATGCATTTTGTAACATTGTATTAACATTCTAAATTGGCCACTGCCagaaattttgaaaatgattacCACTTTTGTGCTGCAGAGGGCGACATTAATCTGCGTTTCAAAGAGAATAACGGTCATCaaagaagagcaaagaaaaagttttcaggctttacttttttacatttttattctaaTTTCATAACTTTGTAAAGTGGACTTGGGTACCTTGAAAGgtgattattgttattatcattattattgtgtattatttattattataatgctTTActattgttatttaaaaaaataattcctctttttaaattcaaaaattTCAAAAATGATTATCATTATAATGATGACGAttttttcccttcttcttcttttgattATTATTGTGACTagcattattactattattactaaCATTATCAATACTTCTGTCATCATTATAATACATTATATAATTGCTGCTAGTATTGAGTAATAAAGGAATTGTACACTGTTATTACTGTAATTTCCCCGCCCTCCGTGTCTTGGGTGGCCACGCCCCGCTTTGTTACTGTGGAAACCGCTGAGAGTGATGAGAGTAGTAAACCAGTCACTCAGTTAGCTAGCGGAGGTTAGCCGGGACTGCTAACTTCAGATCAAGAGGGTTTTACCTCGGCGTCAACGAAAACTTCCACA
This region of Paralichthys olivaceus isolate ysfri-2021 chromosome 13, ASM2471397v2, whole genome shotgun sequence genomic DNA includes:
- the ptdss1a gene encoding phosphatidylserine synthase 1 — encoded protein: MASVYSGSHTLSKDDVNYRMHFRMINEQQVEDITIEFFYRPHTITLLTCTVLSLMYFAFTRDDGNPDSNLWVGLILVISFFLVISVLAFPNGPFTRPHPAIWRIVFGLSVLYFLFLVFIIFLNWQQVKQLMYWLDQNLRYAKREADVMEYAVNCHVITWERILSHFDIFAFSHFWGWGMKALLIRSYGLCWTISITWELTELFFMHLLPNFAECWWDQVILDILLCNGGGIWLGMTVCRFLEMRTYHWASIKDIHTTTGKIKRAALQFTPASWTYVRWLDPKSSLQRVMGVYLFMIIWQLTELNTFFLKHIFVFPASHALSWCRILFVGIITAPTVRQYYAYLTDTQCKRVGTQCWVFGAIAFLEALACIKFGQDLFSKTQILYVILWLLCLAFITFLCLYVMVWYAENYGPRQKSFSECEDSNYTEFADHVSEVFKGETEVDEDTPTTRRRGTGPGKTKSINGLDGQ